A window of Elgaria multicarinata webbii isolate HBS135686 ecotype San Diego chromosome 2, rElgMul1.1.pri, whole genome shotgun sequence contains these coding sequences:
- the G6PC2 gene encoding glucose-6-phosphatase 2: MDLLHSNGVLIIQHLQKDYRSYQSFLNFMSHVGDPRNIFSVYFPLWFQLNQVVGTKMLWVAVIGDWLNLIFKWILFGHRPYWWVEETMIYPNQTSPCLEQFPITCETGPGSPSGHAMGSSCVWYVMVSAALSYTVRQKDKSAIYLHRWLTWSFLWSVFWIIQISVCVSRVFIATHFPHQVILGVIAGMLVAEAFEHAPAIQTASLTTYIQTNVFLFVSALGFYLVLRLIDIDLLWSVPKAKKWCANPEWINIDTTPFAGLVRNLGALFGLGLSINSDMFIMSCKGKQGYKASFRILCIATSLATLQLYDFIKIPTHTEYLFYILSFCKSAAIPLTVVALVPYCMHLLLKPSEKKLP, from the exons ATGGATCTCCTTCATAGCAATGGAGTGCTCATAATTCAGCATTTGCAGAAGGATTACAGGTCTTACCAGAGCTTCCTAAATTTCATGTCGCACGTTGGAGATCCTCGGAATATTTTTTCAGTTTATTTTCCTCTCTGGTTTCAGCTTAATCAAGTGGTTGGGACAAAAATGCTCTGGGTAGCAGTGATCGGCGATTGGCTCAATCTTATATTTAAATG gATTTTATTTGGTCATCGTCCATATTGGTGGGTTGAAGAAACAATGATCTACCCTAACCAAACAAGCCCATGTCTTGAGCAGTTTCCTATAACATGTGAAACAGGGCCAG GAAGCCCCTCGGGACATGCCATGGGATCTTCCTGTGTCTGGTATGTGATGGTTTCCGCGGCCCTCAGCTATACAGTGAGGCAGAAAGATAAATCAGCCATTTATCTCCACAG GTG GCTCACGTGGTCTTTCCTGTGGAGTGTGTTCTGGATTATTCagatcagtgtgtgtgtttcGAGGGTGTTCATAGCGACACATTTCCCACACCAAGTTATCCTTGGAGTAATTGCTG GCATGTTGGTTGCAGAAGCATTTGAACACGCCCCGGCCATTCAGACAGCGAGTTTAACAACATACATCCAGACAAACGTGTTTCTCTTTGTTTCTGCTCTCGGCTTTTACCTGGTTCTCAGGCTTATTGATATTGATCTTCTGTGGTCTGTTCCAAAGGCAAAGAAATGGTGTGCCAACCCAGAGTGGATCAATATTGACACAACTCCATTTGCTGGACTTGTGAGAAACTTAGGTGCCCTGTTTGGGCTAGGACTCAGCATTAACTCCGATATGTTCATCATGAGCTGTAAAGGTAAACAGGGCTACAAGGCCAGTTTCAGGATCTTGTGCATAGCCACTTCCTTAGCTACACTGCAACTTTATGATTTTATCAAGATACCCACCCACACTGAGTATTTGTTTTACATCCTTTCTTTTTGTAAAAGTGCAGCCATACCCCTCACTGTGGTGGCTTTGGTTCCATATTGCATGCACTTGCTACTGAAGCCGTCAGAAAAGAAGCTTCCATAG